The Chitinophaga pinensis DSM 2588 region AGTCGCATGGATAGCGGATGTACTGAGTCCGGTAGCTGCCTTAAACGCAGTGCTGAACTTCAGATCTGCCCAGGTAGGCGTTTCCAGGTAAAAGCCTTTATCTCCCCAACCAAAAGCGATCCACTGTGCGGTAGTATCATTACTTTTCGTGTTGGAGAATAACACCTCTTTACTCCAGTCGATCTGTGCATTTCTAACAGGCATTACCAGGTCAGTATGTACACCGTTTGTGAGAATGAACAGTGTTATATCATTTCCGGAAGGTTCCTCTTTATCAACCGAAATACGCGAAAATACATAAGCTGCTGAGAGGTACAGGACTACGAGAAATACAGGGGTCAGGATGATCCATCCAAGGATCTTGATAATTTTCTTCAATGCTGTTTTATTTACCGGAAGCCATGCTTCCATCTGCTAAAATTAGTACTCTGGCGGTAGATTGTCAACTAATCCCCTAAGGGGTTATTTAAAAAATCGTAAACACTTTGTTTCACAAGCATATTATTATACATTACAGGAATTAAAATACAACTCCAATGAATACCTACGAGGAACACTTCGAGGCCTCCTGCAAATTAAGGGATGAATACTGGAATAGCGTTGGCAAACTGGACCCTGATGTGATCGCACATGCGATCAATCCTTCCTTCATGGGCGGTCCGAGATGGCCCTCACTCAGACAGGCATACGCTACTATCCGTCAGCCGGAACGGACGATCATCGCCAGCGATGGACTCAGTGATCCATATGACGATATGGAGACGAATAATGCGAACGCCCCTTATAACGGATTCGGACTGGAAGTCTATGTCGCTTCCGAGCCAATTGAAGGACAGGTAAGCAACACCTGGCAGTTTCAGCTGGCCTACCAGGCAGCACAACTAATGGCCAATCATGGAAACGTGATAGGGCTGCTGGAAGAAATGACTTATATTACCAGTGAATTCTACGATGTGGATGTCCCCGCTGAATTTGTGAACCAGGAAGGAAGAGTGGGCGTAATTATGGGACTCCCCGATGAAACTGTGCCCGATACGGTCGACCTTACAATCGAACCGGTTAAAATCGTCAACGTAAAATTACTGACACTGGCAGAACTTGAATATGTGACCCAACATGGCGCAGAAGGCCGTATGAAACTGGCCGAACTGCTCCTGCAGCAAGGAAACGCCACCCTGTCTGACCTGGACAGACCATCAGTAGTTTAGTACATCATGATCGCGTAGAAAAGCATTGTATACTGCTATAAATGTGAATACCTGTGCACATCCCCATGTACACAGGTATTCATGTATTATATCTTGAGAAACAATCAAAACAAACCCTCTATGCGAAAACCCTCAGCATGGTCTTTAGTGTTCACGTTACTA contains the following coding sequences:
- a CDS encoding TIGR02117 family protein, with the translated sequence MEAWLPVNKTALKKIIKILGWIILTPVFLVVLYLSAAYVFSRISVDKEEPSGNDITLFILTNGVHTDLVMPVRNAQIDWSKEVLFSNTKSNDTTAQWIAFGWGDKGFYLETPTWADLKFSTAFKAATGLSTSAIHATYYYSMSAGSDCIKLSTDSAHYAKLIRYIQASFDRDDQGRVMHIVTDANYGKTDAFYEAKGSYSLFHTCNTWANSGLKSGGQKACLWTPFDKGIFYQYRGGN
- a CDS encoding suppressor of fused domain protein, giving the protein MNTYEEHFEASCKLRDEYWNSVGKLDPDVIAHAINPSFMGGPRWPSLRQAYATIRQPERTIIASDGLSDPYDDMETNNANAPYNGFGLEVYVASEPIEGQVSNTWQFQLAYQAAQLMANHGNVIGLLEEMTYITSEFYDVDVPAEFVNQEGRVGVIMGLPDETVPDTVDLTIEPVKIVNVKLLTLAELEYVTQHGAEGRMKLAELLLQQGNATLSDLDRPSVV